A single Entelurus aequoreus isolate RoL-2023_Sb linkage group LG11, RoL_Eaeq_v1.1, whole genome shotgun sequence DNA region contains:
- the cd79a gene encoding B-cell antigen receptor complex-associated protein alpha chain yields the protein MATIHVFIICSSAVVLAAGRVSIEADRPWLRVRLFHTAVLECCFWTDQDSVQTAWIKEDAASGPNPVVASNMVTAGQRIYRRVTCGTLMLTEARLSDGGLYRCRLNATDVITHGTYLQVYEPLKKTINLSEKTKNDILMAEGLLLFLCVLVPSVALLFKSKQLSALQKTKARREEENIYQGLNVEECCAIYDQIDHSKTAVGPYQDVLNNVEEEIQLENP from the exons ATGGCAACGATCCATGTTTTTATCATCTGCAGCTCGGCTG TGGTCTTAGCAGCTGGGAGGGTGAGCATCGAGGCGGACAGGCCATGGCTGAGGGTCCGACTCTTTCACACCGCCGTCCTGGAGTGCTGCTTCTGGACCGACCAGGACTCGGTCCAAACCGCCTGGATCAAGGAAGACGCCGCCTCAGGCCCGAATCCGGTGGTGGCGTCGAACATGGTGACCGCGGGCCAAAGAATCTACCGCCGCGTCACCTGCGGCACCCTGATGCTGACCGAGGCCCGGCTGAGCGACGGCGGGCTGTACCGCTGCCGGCTCAACGCCACTGATGTCATCACGCACGGCACCTACCTGCAGGTCTACG AGCCGCTGAAGAAGACGATAAACCTCAGCGAAAAGACCAAAAACGACATCCTGATGGCAGAGGGACTTTTGCTTTTCCTTTGTGTCCTCGTGCCTTCAGTCGCTCTCCTCTTTAAG TCCAAGCAACTCAGTGCGCTGCAGAAGACAAAGGCCAGGAGGGAAGAGGAGAACATCTATCAG GGCCTCAATGTGGAAGAGTGTTGCGCCATATACGATCAGATCGATCACTCCAAGACAGCGGTGGGCCCCTACCAGGATGTGCTCAACAATGTGGAGGAGGAAATCCAGCTGGAGAACCCGTGA